From Anopheles funestus chromosome 3RL, idAnoFuneDA-416_04, whole genome shotgun sequence, a single genomic window includes:
- the LOC125771779 gene encoding multiple epidermal growth factor-like domains protein 10: MAFKRLFRLVGVLYICSGAFGVGAQISPSCGDYVRDYSAKASTQYTTGYVNCGGWNRRQVSYQCPKTTCSLDYTLSYKSVCCPGYCTTSDGLCVPTCKSRCENGYCAELDKCKCLDGYTMVSGVCKPVCTHCQNGTCVAPNQCICNKGFERSNGGACVPKCTGICLNGICTAGWECVCAEGYFKSTAIENFDGLVNATLCVPSCDKPCQNGQCVGRNRCQCREGFQPSADQFQCEPICTNNCTNGVCAAPNICQCNEGYRYEVDRCVPVCDPPCRNGACVQPGVCACHEGYNIRAGSSYKCDPVCNTPCKNGWCYSPNKCACNDGYVQSPLDYNKCDPVCEAKYINEQNGICVAPNVIQCNEHYQLTRLYQSSVMGCERICNPECVNARCVEENRCECLEGYVARQDLPNICMPVCDPPCEKAQCIAPNVCECHTGHEKNETHLCVPACDPAVVDCTNGRCTAVNVCHCNEGYALEIDEVDRVGRCVPVCDPPCSFGTCTKPNECECWEGYSNSPTASSFCEPVCEDGCENGTCVAPATCKCLEGYVAANASVCSPHCDPAIVDCETGGSCIGPNVCECFEGYELQSTVLPDRCVPQCFDLPEYAECTSPNESRCLTGYEAVFEEDLLKECIPVCEQECENGTCTSPNECSCFEGYTAGYNETCSSICEKDCEGNSGVCVENLCQCFDGYSNLVNAYTCSPFCASCEHGECLMPDECSCFEGYEMNNRTDRCEPVCSNCTEEMYCKSPDVCACYGDQTLTVDDQDNMRCVSPEKSILQPDDSLVMWAIIGTIGGLATLFGIAYVMYKRSTGSFNTVVRMSEIKSLD, translated from the exons ATGGCGTTCAAGCGTTTGTTTCGGTTGGTTGGAGTATTGTACATTTGTTCGGGGGCTTTCGGTGTTGGAGCCCAAATTAGTCCCTCCTGTGGCGACTACGTGAG GGACTACTCTGCAAAGGCTTCTACCCAATACACGACTGGTTACGTTAACTGTGGAGGATGGAATCGACGACAAGTTTCATATCAATGCCCTAAAACTACTTGTAGT CTGGATTACACATTATCTTACAAATCGGTTTGCTGCCCCGGTTACTGCACCACTTCAGATGGGTTATGTGTACCGACCTGCAAATCGCGCTGCGAAAATGGTTACTGTGCAGAGCTGGACAAGTGCAAATGCTTGGACGGATACACGATGGTCAGTGGTGTTTGTAAGCCCGTCTGCACCCACTGCCAGAATGGAACCTGCGTTGCACCGAACCAGTGCATTTGCAACAAGGGCTTTGAGCGCAGCAATGGCGGTGCTTGCGTTCCAAAGTGCACCGGCATCTGTCTGAATGGGATCTGTACCGCCGGTTGGGAGTGTGTCTGTGCGGAAGGGTATTTCAAAAGTACGGCAATCGAGAACTTTGACGGATTAGTCAATGCAACACTGTGCGTACCGAGCTGTGATAAGCCTTGTCAAAACGGACAGTGCGTTGGGCGCAATCGATGTCAATGTCGCGAGGGATTTCAGCCTTCAGCCGATCAGTTTCAATGTGAACCGATCTGTACAAACAATTGTACCAATGGCGTGTGCGCGGCACCGAATATCTGCCAATGCAATGAAGGCTATCGGTACGAAGTCGATCGATGTGTACCAGTGTGCGATCCACCATGTCGCAATGGGGCCTGTGTACAGCCAGGCGTGTGTGCCTGCCACGAAGGATACAATATACGGGCAGGATCTAGTTACAAATGTGATCCAGTCTGTAATACCCCATGTAAAAATGGTTGGTGCTATAGCCCGAATAAGTGTGCCTGTAATGATGGTTATGTTCAATCTCCTCTTGACTACAACAAATGTGACCCAGTCTGTGAGGCGAAATACATAAATGAACAGAATGGTATCTGCGTTGCACCGAATGTGATACAATGTAACGAACACTATCAGCTAACGCGACTCTACCAAAGCAGCGTTATGGGATGTGAACGGATCTGCAATCCCGAATGTGTCAATGCACGCTGTGTGGAGGAGAATCGCTGTGAATGTCTTGAAGGATACGTAGCACGGCAGGATCTGCCTAACATCTGTATGCCGGTTTGTGATCCACCCTGTGAGAAGGCCCAATGCATCGCCCCGAACGTGTGTGAATGTCACACGGGGCATGAAAAGAACGAAACACATCTTTGCGTTCCGGCCTGCGATCCGGCAGTGGTGGACTGTACTAATGGTCGATGTACAGCGGTGAATGTTTGCCACTGCAATGAAGGATACGCGCTGGAGATTGACGAGGTGGATAGGGTCGGGCGATGCGTTCCTGTGTGTGATCCACCGTGCAGTTTTGGAACATGTACCAAACCTAACGAATGTGAATGTTGGGAGGGATACAGTAACTCTCCGACTGCATCTTCGTTCTGTGAACCTGTTTGTGAGGATGGTTGTGAGAATGGAACCTGTGTGGCACCTGCAACATGCAAGTGTCTTGAGGGATATGTGGCTGCTAATGCGAGCGTTTGCAGTCCGCACTGTGATCCAGCGATAGTCGACTGCGAAACTGGAGGAAGTTGTATCGGGCCCAACGTATGTGAATGCTTTGAAGGATACGAATTGCAAAGTACTGTTCTGCCTGATCGATGCGTGCCACAGTGTTTCGATCTCCCAGAATATGCCGAATGTACCTCTCCGAATGAGTCACGCTGTTTGACGGGATATGAGGCAGTTTTTGAGGAAGATCTGCTCAAGGAATGTATTCCTGTCTGTGAACAAGAGTGTGAAAATGGGACCTGTACCAGCCCTAATGAGTGCAGTTGCTTTGAAGGATATACAGCGGGATATAATGAAACATGTAGTTCCATCTGCGAAAAAGACTGTGAAGGAAATAGTGGAGTCTGTGTCGAGAACCTGTGCCAATGCTTCGACGGCTACAGTAATCTGGTCAATGCATACACTTGCTCACCTTTCTGTGCAAGCTGTGAGCATGGTGAGTGCCTAATGCCAGACGAGTGCTCTTGCTTCGAGGGTTATGAGATGAACAATCGGACAGATAGATGTGAACCTGTCTGCAGTAATTGCACGGAGGAAATGTACTGCAAATCACCTGACGTATGTGCATGTTACGGTGACCAGACACTGACAGTGGACGACCAGGACAATATGCGTTGCGTTTCGCCTGAAAAGTCCATTTTGCAGCCTGATGATAGCTTGGTAATGTGGGCCATAATAGGAACGATTGGTGGACTTGCGACACTATTCGGTATTGCATACGTCATGTACAAAAGATCGACCGGTAGCTTCAACACAGTAG TAAGAATGAGTGAAATCAAATCTTTAGATTGA